In the Quercus lobata isolate SW786 chromosome 5, ValleyOak3.0 Primary Assembly, whole genome shotgun sequence genome, one interval contains:
- the LOC115990595 gene encoding uncharacterized protein LOC115990595 has translation MEVAANHNLPWIMMGDFSEVLMGSEKFGGRHVNIRRALKFQDCLDACGMIDMGFSGAKYTWSNLRCITDLIQERHDRSFCNAAWRLLYPKANVKHLVRVNFDHCPILIELDKSIALNLPRPFRFQPIWLSHPNFPDVIKGAWSNTESLKDAITSFTTSAKVWNKEVFGNIFS, from the coding sequence ATGGAGGTTGCTGCCAATCATAATCTCCCTTGGATTATGATGGGTGATTTCAGTGAAGTTTTGATGGGCTCTGAAAAATTTGGGGGGAGACATGTGAACATTAGGAGAGCCTTGAAGTTTCAGGATTGCCTAGATGCTTGTGGCATGATTGACATGGGGTTTAGCGGCGCGAAATATACCTGGTCAAACTTGAGATGCATCACAGACCTTATACAGGAAAGACATGATAGAAGCTTCTGCAATGCAGCTTGGCGACTACTGTATCCAAAAGCCAATGTTAAACACTTAGTGAGAGTCAACTTTGACCACTGCCCAATCTTAATTGAGCTGGACAAAAGCATTGCCTTAAATCTCCCTCGGCCTTTCCGGTTTCAACCTATTTGGCTTTCCCACCCGAATTTTCCAGATGTGATTAAAGGGGCTTGGAGTAATACAGAAAGTCTTAAGGATGCAATCACCTCCTTTACTACCTCAGCCAAGGTGTGGAACAAGGAGgtatttggaaatattttttcttga
- the LOC115992896 gene encoding probable LRR receptor-like serine/threonine-protein kinase At5g45780 isoform X1, which yields MDCVKLGFFGFCFFLWLPMVAASDNLLSPKGVNYEVTALMAVKIKLKDESNVMNGWDINSVDPCTWNMVACSPEGYVVSLEMASVGLSGTLSPSIANLSHLQKMSLQNNRLSGPIPAEIGKLSELQTLDLSQNQFVGEIPSSLGFLTHLNYLRLSKNNLSGQIPKLVANLSCLSFLDLSYNNFSGPTPKILAQSYSITGNNFLCSSTSAQICTGASKPINDGVTTDARSTQKVSGHHQWVLSVAIGISCTFVVSVMLLVCWVHWYRSRLLSSSYVQQDCEFDIGHLKRFSFRELQNATGNFSPKNILGQGGYGVVYKGCLPNRTVVAVKRLKDPSYTGEVQFQTEVEMIGLALHRNLLRLYGFCMTSDERLLVYPYMPNGSVADRLRETCREKPSLDWNRRMQIAIGAARGLLYLHDQCNPKIIHRDVKAANILLDESFEAVVGDFGLAKLLDRRESHVTTAVRGTVGHIAPEYLSTGQSSEKTDVFGFGILLLELITGQKALDAGNGQVQKGMILEWVRTLFEEKKLEVLVDRDLRGCFDAFQLEKAVEVALQCTQSHPNLRPKMSEVLKVLEGLVESGQAEDSQSGTNLCEARACSFSRIYSDVQEESSFIIEAMELSGPR from the exons atGGACTGTGTaaagttgggtttttttgggttttgcttcTTCTTGTGGTTGCCAATGGTTGCTGCCTCTGACAATCTTCTTTCTCCAAAGGGTGTTAACTATGAGG TGACTGCTTTGATGGCGGTGAAGATTAAGCTGAAGGACGAGTCGAATGTGATGAATGGATGGGATATTAATTCCGTTGACCCTTGTACCTGGAACATGGTCGCTTGCTCTCCTGAAGGTTACGTTGTTTCCCT TGAAATGGCCAGCGTGGGCTTATCAGGAACTCTTTCACCAAGTATTGCCAATTTGAGTCACCTTCAGAAAAT GTCGTTGCAGAACAATCGGTTATCTGGCCCTATCCCAGCTGAGATAGGAAAGCTCTCAGAGCTTCAAACGCTTGACCTCTCACAAAACCAGTTTGTTGGAGAAATTCCAAGTTCTTTGGGGTTTCTAACTCATCTAAACTACTT GCGGCTCAGTAAAAACAATTTATCTGGACAGATTCCTAAGCTTGTCGCTAACCTCTCTTGTCTTTCATTCTT GGATTTATCGTACAACAATTTCAGTGGTCCCACTCCGAAAATACTAGCACAAAGCTACAG TATCACAGGGAATAACTTTCTTTGCTCTTCTACATCAGCACAAATTTGCACGGGTGCTTCAAAACCAATAAATG ATGGTGTAACTACAGATGCAAGGTCAACTCAGAAAGTCAGTGGTCATCATCAGTGGGTGCTTTCTGTTGCCATTGGCATAAGTTGCACATTTGTGGTTTCTGTGATGCTGCTTGTTTGTTGGGTGCATTGGTACAGATCTCGGCTACTCTCTTCATCTTATG TGCAGCAAGATTGTGAATTTGATATTGGTCATCTCAAGAGGTTTTCATTTCGTGAATTGCAAAATGCCACtggaaattttagtcccaaaaaCATCCTAGGGCAAGGTGGATATGGAGTGGTTTATAAAGGATGCCTTCCAAATAGGACAGTGGTTGCGGTTAAGAGGCTGAAAGATCCAAGTTACACAGGAGAAGTGCAGTTTCAAACTGAAGTTGAAATGATTGGCTTGGCTTTGCATCGGAACCTCTTACGTTTGTATGGATTTTGCATGACATCCGATGAAAGATTGCTTGTTTATCCTTATATGCCAAATGGGAGTGTTGCTGATCGTTTGAGAG AAACTTGTCGAGAGAAGCCCTCTTTGGATTGGAACAGAAGAATGCAGATTGCCATTGGGGCTGCCCGTGGACTTCTGTACTTGCATGACCAGTGTAATCCAAAAATAATTCACAGGGATGTCAAAGCTGCAAACATTTTGCTTGACGAAAGTTTTGAAGCTGTTGTTGGGGATTTTGGTCTTGCTAAGCTGTTAGATCGGAGGGAATCACATGTCACTACTGCAGTACGTGGCACTGTAGGACATATTGCCCCAGAGTATCTTTCAACAGGCCAATCTTCTGAAAAAACTGATGTTTTTGGATTTGGCATACTACTTTTGGAACTCATAACAGGGCAAAAGGCGTTAGATGCTGGAAATGGTCAGGTTCAGAAGGGAATGATTCTTGAGTGG GTAAGAACCTTGTTTGAGGAGAAGAAGCTGGAGGTGCTAGTTGATAGGGATCTAAGGGGATGCTTTGATGCATTCCAGTTGGAGAAAGCCGTAGAGGTGGCCCTGCAGTGTACTCAATCACATCCCAACCTCCGGCCAAAGATGTCTGAAGTTTTGAAGGTCTTGGAAGGCCTTGTTGAGTCAGGACAGGCAGAGGATTCACAAAGTGGAACCAACCTTTGTGAGGCAAGGGCTTGTAGTTTTTCCAGAATTTACAGTGATGTTCAAGAAGAATCTTCATTTATCATTGAAGCCATGGAGCTTTCTGGACCCCGCTAA
- the LOC115992896 gene encoding probable LRR receptor-like serine/threonine-protein kinase At5g45780 isoform X2, whose product MDCVKLGFFGFCFFLWLPMVAASDNLLSPKGVNYEVTALMAVKIKLKDESNVMNGWDINSVDPCTWNMVACSPEGYVVSLEMASVGLSGTLSPSIANLSHLQKMSLQNNRLSGPIPAEIGKLSELQTLDLSQNQFVGEIPSSLGFLTHLNYLRLSKNNLSGQIPKLVANLSCLSFLDLSYNNFSGPTPKILAQSYSITGNNFLCSSTSAQICTGASKPINDARSTQKVSGHHQWVLSVAIGISCTFVVSVMLLVCWVHWYRSRLLSSSYVQQDCEFDIGHLKRFSFRELQNATGNFSPKNILGQGGYGVVYKGCLPNRTVVAVKRLKDPSYTGEVQFQTEVEMIGLALHRNLLRLYGFCMTSDERLLVYPYMPNGSVADRLRETCREKPSLDWNRRMQIAIGAARGLLYLHDQCNPKIIHRDVKAANILLDESFEAVVGDFGLAKLLDRRESHVTTAVRGTVGHIAPEYLSTGQSSEKTDVFGFGILLLELITGQKALDAGNGQVQKGMILEWVRTLFEEKKLEVLVDRDLRGCFDAFQLEKAVEVALQCTQSHPNLRPKMSEVLKVLEGLVESGQAEDSQSGTNLCEARACSFSRIYSDVQEESSFIIEAMELSGPR is encoded by the exons atGGACTGTGTaaagttgggtttttttgggttttgcttcTTCTTGTGGTTGCCAATGGTTGCTGCCTCTGACAATCTTCTTTCTCCAAAGGGTGTTAACTATGAGG TGACTGCTTTGATGGCGGTGAAGATTAAGCTGAAGGACGAGTCGAATGTGATGAATGGATGGGATATTAATTCCGTTGACCCTTGTACCTGGAACATGGTCGCTTGCTCTCCTGAAGGTTACGTTGTTTCCCT TGAAATGGCCAGCGTGGGCTTATCAGGAACTCTTTCACCAAGTATTGCCAATTTGAGTCACCTTCAGAAAAT GTCGTTGCAGAACAATCGGTTATCTGGCCCTATCCCAGCTGAGATAGGAAAGCTCTCAGAGCTTCAAACGCTTGACCTCTCACAAAACCAGTTTGTTGGAGAAATTCCAAGTTCTTTGGGGTTTCTAACTCATCTAAACTACTT GCGGCTCAGTAAAAACAATTTATCTGGACAGATTCCTAAGCTTGTCGCTAACCTCTCTTGTCTTTCATTCTT GGATTTATCGTACAACAATTTCAGTGGTCCCACTCCGAAAATACTAGCACAAAGCTACAG TATCACAGGGAATAACTTTCTTTGCTCTTCTACATCAGCACAAATTTGCACGGGTGCTTCAAAACCAATAAATG ATGCAAGGTCAACTCAGAAAGTCAGTGGTCATCATCAGTGGGTGCTTTCTGTTGCCATTGGCATAAGTTGCACATTTGTGGTTTCTGTGATGCTGCTTGTTTGTTGGGTGCATTGGTACAGATCTCGGCTACTCTCTTCATCTTATG TGCAGCAAGATTGTGAATTTGATATTGGTCATCTCAAGAGGTTTTCATTTCGTGAATTGCAAAATGCCACtggaaattttagtcccaaaaaCATCCTAGGGCAAGGTGGATATGGAGTGGTTTATAAAGGATGCCTTCCAAATAGGACAGTGGTTGCGGTTAAGAGGCTGAAAGATCCAAGTTACACAGGAGAAGTGCAGTTTCAAACTGAAGTTGAAATGATTGGCTTGGCTTTGCATCGGAACCTCTTACGTTTGTATGGATTTTGCATGACATCCGATGAAAGATTGCTTGTTTATCCTTATATGCCAAATGGGAGTGTTGCTGATCGTTTGAGAG AAACTTGTCGAGAGAAGCCCTCTTTGGATTGGAACAGAAGAATGCAGATTGCCATTGGGGCTGCCCGTGGACTTCTGTACTTGCATGACCAGTGTAATCCAAAAATAATTCACAGGGATGTCAAAGCTGCAAACATTTTGCTTGACGAAAGTTTTGAAGCTGTTGTTGGGGATTTTGGTCTTGCTAAGCTGTTAGATCGGAGGGAATCACATGTCACTACTGCAGTACGTGGCACTGTAGGACATATTGCCCCAGAGTATCTTTCAACAGGCCAATCTTCTGAAAAAACTGATGTTTTTGGATTTGGCATACTACTTTTGGAACTCATAACAGGGCAAAAGGCGTTAGATGCTGGAAATGGTCAGGTTCAGAAGGGAATGATTCTTGAGTGG GTAAGAACCTTGTTTGAGGAGAAGAAGCTGGAGGTGCTAGTTGATAGGGATCTAAGGGGATGCTTTGATGCATTCCAGTTGGAGAAAGCCGTAGAGGTGGCCCTGCAGTGTACTCAATCACATCCCAACCTCCGGCCAAAGATGTCTGAAGTTTTGAAGGTCTTGGAAGGCCTTGTTGAGTCAGGACAGGCAGAGGATTCACAAAGTGGAACCAACCTTTGTGAGGCAAGGGCTTGTAGTTTTTCCAGAATTTACAGTGATGTTCAAGAAGAATCTTCATTTATCATTGAAGCCATGGAGCTTTCTGGACCCCGCTAA
- the LOC115992896 gene encoding probable LRR receptor-like serine/threonine-protein kinase At5g45780 isoform X3: MVAASDNLLSPKGVNYEVTALMAVKIKLKDESNVMNGWDINSVDPCTWNMVACSPEGYVVSLEMASVGLSGTLSPSIANLSHLQKMSLQNNRLSGPIPAEIGKLSELQTLDLSQNQFVGEIPSSLGFLTHLNYLRLSKNNLSGQIPKLVANLSCLSFLDLSYNNFSGPTPKILAQSYSITGNNFLCSSTSAQICTGASKPINDGVTTDARSTQKVSGHHQWVLSVAIGISCTFVVSVMLLVCWVHWYRSRLLSSSYVQQDCEFDIGHLKRFSFRELQNATGNFSPKNILGQGGYGVVYKGCLPNRTVVAVKRLKDPSYTGEVQFQTEVEMIGLALHRNLLRLYGFCMTSDERLLVYPYMPNGSVADRLRETCREKPSLDWNRRMQIAIGAARGLLYLHDQCNPKIIHRDVKAANILLDESFEAVVGDFGLAKLLDRRESHVTTAVRGTVGHIAPEYLSTGQSSEKTDVFGFGILLLELITGQKALDAGNGQVQKGMILEWVRTLFEEKKLEVLVDRDLRGCFDAFQLEKAVEVALQCTQSHPNLRPKMSEVLKVLEGLVESGQAEDSQSGTNLCEARACSFSRIYSDVQEESSFIIEAMELSGPR; encoded by the exons ATGGTTGCTGCCTCTGACAATCTTCTTTCTCCAAAGGGTGTTAACTATGAGG TGACTGCTTTGATGGCGGTGAAGATTAAGCTGAAGGACGAGTCGAATGTGATGAATGGATGGGATATTAATTCCGTTGACCCTTGTACCTGGAACATGGTCGCTTGCTCTCCTGAAGGTTACGTTGTTTCCCT TGAAATGGCCAGCGTGGGCTTATCAGGAACTCTTTCACCAAGTATTGCCAATTTGAGTCACCTTCAGAAAAT GTCGTTGCAGAACAATCGGTTATCTGGCCCTATCCCAGCTGAGATAGGAAAGCTCTCAGAGCTTCAAACGCTTGACCTCTCACAAAACCAGTTTGTTGGAGAAATTCCAAGTTCTTTGGGGTTTCTAACTCATCTAAACTACTT GCGGCTCAGTAAAAACAATTTATCTGGACAGATTCCTAAGCTTGTCGCTAACCTCTCTTGTCTTTCATTCTT GGATTTATCGTACAACAATTTCAGTGGTCCCACTCCGAAAATACTAGCACAAAGCTACAG TATCACAGGGAATAACTTTCTTTGCTCTTCTACATCAGCACAAATTTGCACGGGTGCTTCAAAACCAATAAATG ATGGTGTAACTACAGATGCAAGGTCAACTCAGAAAGTCAGTGGTCATCATCAGTGGGTGCTTTCTGTTGCCATTGGCATAAGTTGCACATTTGTGGTTTCTGTGATGCTGCTTGTTTGTTGGGTGCATTGGTACAGATCTCGGCTACTCTCTTCATCTTATG TGCAGCAAGATTGTGAATTTGATATTGGTCATCTCAAGAGGTTTTCATTTCGTGAATTGCAAAATGCCACtggaaattttagtcccaaaaaCATCCTAGGGCAAGGTGGATATGGAGTGGTTTATAAAGGATGCCTTCCAAATAGGACAGTGGTTGCGGTTAAGAGGCTGAAAGATCCAAGTTACACAGGAGAAGTGCAGTTTCAAACTGAAGTTGAAATGATTGGCTTGGCTTTGCATCGGAACCTCTTACGTTTGTATGGATTTTGCATGACATCCGATGAAAGATTGCTTGTTTATCCTTATATGCCAAATGGGAGTGTTGCTGATCGTTTGAGAG AAACTTGTCGAGAGAAGCCCTCTTTGGATTGGAACAGAAGAATGCAGATTGCCATTGGGGCTGCCCGTGGACTTCTGTACTTGCATGACCAGTGTAATCCAAAAATAATTCACAGGGATGTCAAAGCTGCAAACATTTTGCTTGACGAAAGTTTTGAAGCTGTTGTTGGGGATTTTGGTCTTGCTAAGCTGTTAGATCGGAGGGAATCACATGTCACTACTGCAGTACGTGGCACTGTAGGACATATTGCCCCAGAGTATCTTTCAACAGGCCAATCTTCTGAAAAAACTGATGTTTTTGGATTTGGCATACTACTTTTGGAACTCATAACAGGGCAAAAGGCGTTAGATGCTGGAAATGGTCAGGTTCAGAAGGGAATGATTCTTGAGTGG GTAAGAACCTTGTTTGAGGAGAAGAAGCTGGAGGTGCTAGTTGATAGGGATCTAAGGGGATGCTTTGATGCATTCCAGTTGGAGAAAGCCGTAGAGGTGGCCCTGCAGTGTACTCAATCACATCCCAACCTCCGGCCAAAGATGTCTGAAGTTTTGAAGGTCTTGGAAGGCCTTGTTGAGTCAGGACAGGCAGAGGATTCACAAAGTGGAACCAACCTTTGTGAGGCAAGGGCTTGTAGTTTTTCCAGAATTTACAGTGATGTTCAAGAAGAATCTTCATTTATCATTGAAGCCATGGAGCTTTCTGGACCCCGCTAA